Below is a window of Maylandia zebra isolate NMK-2024a linkage group LG19, Mzebra_GT3a, whole genome shotgun sequence DNA.
ATCACATGTTTAAGGAAAAACCCCAAACTGCACGTCAGTCAGCTCAGAGCAGCTGACTGGAGTTAAAGCCGGTTATCCAACCGTCAACTTCATGAACTTAGAAAACAGAGTAACAGGTTCATTTTCTGAAATcctctttatgtttttaactgagagAGAAATGCATTCATTCCTCAGTTTAATGGTTCAGTATCTGAAcctttttcctttatttaacaTTTGGACTCACGTCCAGGGCTGCTCAAACATCATGGCGGACGTCTGCTGTGAGGGTTAAAGGTCAGTGTAATATTTAAATGTCTGATCACACTGTACACGAGGAGTTCCAACATGACCAAAATGTGATTCTTCAATCGCAAACGTCCACCTGGTCATCAGGTGACCCATCGAGGGTTCAGGTAGCATCGGCCCTTTTAAAGGATCCACGAAAACACGAAAGGAAAAACTGTGAATGCCGACCGGTCGGAGACGGGGTTCCCGTGACATTCAGCCAGAAGCTACAGGATTCACCCGAGGGTCCACCTGAAGGACCTACCTAAGTCTGAGATGTTCGGAGGAAGACCAACTGATCTTTGGACACTCACTCTGACatatctgtgaaggttctcaggtACCAGGTCATGCTAAtctgaggagcttggaaagaaaagcgactgGGCTTCATGACATCACGAGTGTCCGAGCTGAGGTCGCCGTTTCTCTCGTCATCAATGACCTGCCGCACCGCACCGCAGTACATGGTTAAACCTGACCTGTGACATCACAAAGACTGATGTGGAAGTTCTGAGACCTTCTGGAAAGATCTCAGGCTGGATCATGAAATCATGTATGAAGGTTTTCAGATTGTTTACTGGTTTTACTGGTCTGAACCAGTGGAGCTGAAACTCCCATGTTTGAGCTCACTGCCTGTTCTCCTTCACCTGTTCTCACCTGTTTTCGCTGCACTTTCTAATTAAATTAACATGTGACCTGTCAACTTTCCTATTTATAGGCCACGCCCCTTCGCCCCTTGCTGGACTCCACTGAGCACGTGCAGACTGGACTCAGTTGTTGGGTTCTAATGTTTCTTTTAATGTTTCCTCAGGTCATGTCCGCGGGGAGGAGTGCTGACGGCAGGGAGGTGCAGATTCCCCTCCAGCAGGTGGCACCCTCCCTTATTTCGCCCCTCTCGGCAGCCCCGCCCTCTCACCGCCCAGCCAATCTGTGGCCTTCCAGTGAGCCCACCGCTCAGCAAGGTAACGAGtttcaaaaaaaaatctttgttaGGTAGGATTCACACACGGTGGCTGATCTGATTGGCTAAGGTTATTTAAGACCCAGTCAGGCCTTTGAAGCCAGGAGGGTGTGAATCCTCTTTGAGGACAGGTTCGGTAAGGTGTGTCTCTGACCTCAGGTGTGTGTTCAGGTGTGCCCGCAGGCTTCCTGCCTCTTCATGGCGGCTTCAGAGATCACTTTGTAGAAACTCCAGAAGCTAAATACTGCTGCGAGGCGTGCAGGCTGGTCCTGTGTCAGCCCCGCCAGACCGAGTGTGGACACCGTTTCTGTAACAGCTGCATCTGCGACATCCTCAGGTGAGACAGGCCACTCCCACTCAGGGGAAACACTGCGTCGATTTGAGTTCCTGCTCGACCCTGCAGGTGTCAGCGTTTAACTTTTGTGTCCTCTCTCCTGCAGTCGTCCAAACCCGGTGTGTCCGGCTGACATGGAGCCACTGTTCAGAGACAAGGTGggcaggaagtgacatcacagCAGAGATCACGTTGTTGACTGATCAGTAGGACTGTCAACGTTAACATTTGTTAATCTGTGTTTATGAATAAAGTTTTAACATGATGAAGCCATCTGGAGCGCAGAATGGACCAACTTTGTACAAACTGCCCCAAATACGCTGAGAGAGGCATTTCCGATGGGTTCATTTGGTTAAAATTTTAATCGCGTTAATCCTGGCGACGGATAACGCATGTTAATGTTGACAGCCCCACTGGTCTGTGATTGATTCCCGATCAGTTACTGAGCAATCTGTGATCACTCGTCGGGCTGTGTGATTGATCAGGCTGTGCTTTGTGTTTCAGATCTTCAAAGACGTTTGCTGCCACCGGGAGATCATGTCGCTAAAGGTTTACTGCCGCAGTGAGGCGAACGGCTGTCAGGAGCAGATGAGTCTGCAGCAGATACCTGTGAGCACACGTACCTGAAAATCCcgctttctgattggctgctctgcATACAGCAGAAATTCACTTACCTGCCTCACCTGTGTGTCTGCAGGACCACCTGAACGTGTGTCCGTTCTTCGAGGTTCCCTGCCCGCTGGGAAAGTGTAAGGAGAGGATGATGAGGAAGGAGATTCCCGACCACCTGAGCTGGAAATGCAAACACAGAGAAACCACCTGCGAGTTCTGCAGCACGAAGATGCCCCTGACAGACCTGCAGGTGAGCCGCGGGCAGCgtttggcttctttttcttgctttttggtgatttttgtgaaaAATTAAGTTTTTAAAAACGTTTTTCAGAAACACAAAGATACGGTTTGTCCGGCGTTCCCCGTGATGTGTCCAAACCACTGCTCTTTCGCCTCCCTGCCCCGGAGCGAGGTGCTGACCCAGTTTTTCCCGGATCACTCGCACCCTTCAGCTTTCAGCTTTTCCGATCGCAGTGATCGATCGATCTATTGATTTATTGATGTTGTGCTGTTTCAGCTCTCGGGTCACCAGCATGACTGTCCCAAAGCTCAGGTCAGCTGTCAGTTCCACCGCTACGGCTGCACGTTCAAGGTAGTTTCATCATCATTCTCACTAAACGTGTGGCAGACCTGTGGCTCATGTACCACAGTACTGCAGTTATACACCTGTATTAATACTTCATAATGCATGTACTGCAATATTGCGTGTGCTGTGTTTCAGGGTTTGAACCAGGACATGAGGCAGCACGAGTCCACCTTCGCAGCCGAACACCTGAAGATGATGGCAAACAGGAACCTGTCGTTAGAGAACAAGGTAACCACGGTGGCACGTAAAACACTTCACATCTTCCTCAGAAAGTGCGGCGCGCGCTCACCTGAGCGCTCTCTGCTTCCAGGTGGAAGATGTGAAAGGTGAGCTGATGGAGCGGTACAAGGTGCTTCCTGCGCTCAGCAGCCGACTGTCGGAGCTGGAGAACCAGAACGAGGAGCTGAGGGAGAAGAACCGGCAGATGGAGCAGAAACTCGCCACCATGCAGGTACCGCCATTTCGCTGGTGGTTTTTTCTTGACAGCGTGGGCTCCTCCCACCGTCCACAGACACGCTCATCACGTTAATCTGTGCTCTCTCCACAGAAACTAATGAGCTCTCACTCAGAGAAGTTGCTGGAGGTGGAACTGGAGCTGCATTCTCTCCGTCTGCTCAGAGATGAGGTGGAGAGCCTGCGAGGAACGCTGGAGAGCGTACGGACGAGGCTCGCCGCTCTGGAGCAAGGTGGACGCGGCGGATCCGGATCCACGACACACACACTGGGTTAGAACGGCCTCTCTGTACCGTCGTTGGGGTCTGGGGACGGGCTGTAGTCTCAGACACCAGAGGTTTAGGGCACGCTATGGCTGTTTGTCGATTGATAATCAATAACTCCCGGTGCACGTCTTCTTCTCTGCAGCATCCCTGGAGACTCAGCTGAATCGCCATGACGACATGCTGAGCGTCCACGAGATCCGATTGGCTGACATGGACCTGCGTTTCCAGGTGCTGGAGACGGCGAGCTACAACGGGACTCTAATCTGGAAGATCCGCGACTACAAAAGGCGGAAACAGGACGCGGTGGCAGCGAAGACGCTGTCGCTGTACTCGCAGCCGTTTTACACCGGATACTTCGGTTACAAGATGTGTGCTCGAGTTTACCTGAACGGAGACGGCATGGGCAAGGGGACGCACCTGTCGCTGTTCTTTGTGGTGATGAGGGGCGAGTACGATGCCCTGCTGCCCTGGCCCTTCAAACAAAAGGTACACCTCACTTCCTGTGTGATTAACCGCAGAAGCGTGAACAGCGTGTTCTGATGCGGTCTGTGTCTGTCAGGTGACCCTGATGTTGATGGACCAGGGTCCCTCCAGGAAGCACCTGGGCGACGCCTTCAAACCGGACCCGAACAGCAGCAGTTTCCGCCGTCCGGTGGCCGAGATGAACATCGCGTCCGGCTGCCCGCTGTTCGTGTCGCAGACTGTCCTGGAGACGGGGACCTACATTAAAGATGACACCATCTTCATCAAGGTGAGGGGCGTGTCCTGCGGGTTACAGACCCCACCTATGTATTGATAAATTCAGCGATCAGTGAATTAACCTGTGGTGATTGGTTTGACCGGCAGGTTACCGTGGATACCTCTGACCTTCCTGACCTGTGACCGTGTGACCGGTGCGCACCTGGCAGAGCAAAGGATTATGGGAAGGATCAGAGATGGGAAGATGGAGAAGAAGAGACAGGAAGCAGCCAGTCAAAGTGAACTTTATTGACTGGTGGACtacaaaactgtgtgtgtgtgtgtgtgtgtgtgtgtgtgtgtgtgtgtgtgtgtgtgtgtgtgtgcgcgcacgcgcgggggtgggggggtgaatGACTCAGTGTCACCGTGGTGACAGAACTCAGAGCCAACATGGCCGCCACTATGAGGACGTTGTTGCTGCTCGTTACTGATGCTGTGCATCGAGCTTTACTTCCTTTTATTACCCGTTTACAGAGGCATGCTAGGAAATCCACTACAGCCACAGAGGAGTCCGAAAACCTGATCAGACCGGATGAAACTACATAAAGAGCAGACTCCTGTAGAGCCCGGCGGTGCGGACTGGCTGCTCTGTGGCCTTGGTGGGTTTCCGAGCGTCGACAGAATTCGTGCGAGTCGTTCGGTTCATTTGCACACTTTAAAGTTTtgaatgtttgtgtgaaaataaaactgacagaaaacaaacttgttttattgtgaagtttTTCTGCGGAGACTTCCTGTTTTATCGTCACTGATGAGGTCATCAATAAAGGAACTCTCTGCCTGTGAAATAATAGCGTAGCCACATGATGTCACTTGACGGTTTTGCTGCGTGTTGCTGCTGTCACTGATGTCTCGGGGTCCACAGTGGCGACTCGATCTTCGACACAGGTGTGGGTCACCAATGTGTGTGAAGACAAACCGAGGCAAAAAGAGGCTCCAGCATCTGTTTCAAGAAACTTTAATATCCTGAGGTAGAAGAAACTTGGTGTGAACAGTCTGTGTGCAAGTGACCTGAGTGATGAGGGTCACTCAcaccatggctcagattggttGGTGGGCAGGGTGCAATGTGTGTCGGGGGGGATAACAGTCTGATAACAGTCTTCCCccaggggaagaagctgtttgtcTGGAGGTGTGCGACCTGACTGAATTGAATTCAGAGGGTCCAACGGGCGGTGGGCAGTTCACTGGTTTACCTGAGACAGGAGGATCTGGCGATGCCATCCAGGGGTGTCAGATGGCAGTCAGTGCTTTTTTGGGTGGTGTTAATGACCCTCTCTGCTGCCTTCCTGTTCTTAGTCGTGGCCCCTGAGCACCAAACACCAGGCAGGAGAGCACGCTCTCCactgaggagcagcagcaggtcCTGGTCCAGGTCTTCATCTGGCTCTTGATGAAGGCGTTCCCACTTTCTCCCTCTTGCATGTGACAAATGAAGGCTTTCTTGAGGTTCTTCTTCCTCAGGACACCGAGGACGTGCTGCCACTGCTGGGCCTCCTTTACCACGGCGATGGTGTTGTAGGTTGGAGGTGAGATCAGGGGAGATGTAGGTGTccagaaacctgaaggtggaaaCAGATTCTACCCGTCCTCCGTTTATAATGAGGGGGGAAGTGGACCTGTCTGTGCCTCCTGAGGTCCATTATAAGTTCTTTGGTTTTAAGGATGTTCAGCTTCAGGTTATTCTCTGGATCCCAGGATCAGGGAATCTGAAGGTGGTCCAGTTTGGTGTTGAGCATCTTCCTCTTCTCCAGATAGCTCAGCGCTGTGTGAAGGGTGATGGCATTCTCCGTAGGGTCGAGGGAGGGGGTGGACAGTCTGTGATGTGTGAGACACTACCCACTCGAAGCACAAGATGAGTACTACAACTCCAACACACGGATAAATACAGATTGTAAGAGGATGACGAGATTATCCATTTAAATGTCTTCACTGGAAGTGAtgcacaaaaacattaaaaggccagataaactgatttttttagaGGAAAGGAGGACGGCAGGTGGCGCTGCTCACAGGAAACGGCGGCGGCTcgttgatttttttatttttatttttttttgaaccatagaagaagaagagagcgTTATCCGCAGAAAAAGAAGCGGCTAAGAGTTTGTGCTTCAGCTCCAGACTTCAGGCTCAAACCGAACCTGAAAGACTCGAAGGACCCCAGAACACCGGCCCGGACCCAGCGGGGCTGCGAGGCCCGACCCGGTAAGTGAAGCTCGGTTCTAGCTGTAGAACCGTAGAGCCCCCGGGAGCCAACAGGCTAACAGATAGCATTAAGGTTACCAGAAAAcaggctcttattttgaaagggcGACAAGCGATTGAGTTACTTTAGAAATGATTTcacgaaaaaaataaaataaaaataaacacaaaaagcgGCACGGTGTGTGATctgtgtgtaaaaaaacaaacaaaaaaaaacccgtgtgtgtgtgtttaaatatataagtaaaacaacaaagtaaaaacaaaatacgaataaatatgtttaaaagctGACAGGAAGGAACAGGCTCTACCTGTCAGACAGGTGTAACTGTCAGTGAGGCGTTTGTGTGACGCGCTGGCAGCTGATTGGTCTgtaatgctgtgtgtgtgtgtgtgtgtgtgtgtgtgtgtgtgtgtgtgtgtgtgtgtgtgtgtgtgtgcgcgcgcgcaaaCTAAAATAATGTGGAAAAACTTTATCATGAGCTGAGATGATGAAGCTGACGACTGCTGAGATTCTCAGGAAAGTGTTCTCATGCGGAGTTTCCATCTGAGTATCCTTTGTAATATTACTATTCAGAGTAATCTGAATATCCTGAGTATGCTGAGCAGTGCGAGTCAAtttacttgaaaaaaagtaaCTAAATACTAGTTGCTGATTAATTCACCAGAAATAATCCAGTtaatttactgattacttattttcaaaagtaattagttacttcattacttagttactttttaaaacttgatac
It encodes the following:
- the traf3 gene encoding TNF receptor-associated factor 3 → MSAGRSADGREVQIPLQQVAPSLISPLSAAPPSHRPANLWPSSEPTAQQGVPAGFLPLHGGFRDHFVETPEAKYCCEACRLVLCQPRQTECGHRFCNSCICDILSRPNPVCPADMEPLFRDKIFKDVCCHREIMSLKVYCRSEANGCQEQMSLQQIPDHLNVCPFFEVPCPLGKCKERMMRKEIPDHLSWKCKHRETTCEFCSTKMPLTDLQKHKDTVCPAFPVMCPNHCSFASLPRSELSGHQHDCPKAQVSCQFHRYGCTFKGLNQDMRQHESTFAAEHLKMMANRNLSLENKVEDVKGELMERYKVLPALSSRLSELENQNEELREKNRQMEQKLATMQKLMSSHSEKLLEVELELHSLRLLRDEVESLRGTLESVRTRLAALEQGGRGGSGSTTHTLASLETQLNRHDDMLSVHEIRLADMDLRFQVLETASYNGTLIWKIRDYKRRKQDAVAAKTLSLYSQPFYTGYFGYKMCARVYLNGDGMGKGTHLSLFFVVMRGEYDALLPWPFKQKVTLMLMDQGPSRKHLGDAFKPDPNSSSFRRPVAEMNIASGCPLFVSQTVLETGTYIKDDTIFIKVTVDTSDLPDL